In Desulfosporosinus sp. Sb-LF, the following are encoded in one genomic region:
- the dltC gene encoding D-alanine--poly(phosphoribitol) ligase subunit DltC, translated as MIRGKILDILTDICGTDEIERNPDLELFKNGLLDSFGIIELFVAIHEQLDIEVAPTEMEREEWDTANKIIAYLEERRA; from the coding sequence GTGATAAGAGGGAAAATCCTTGATATTCTAACCGATATTTGTGGTACGGATGAAATAGAGCGGAACCCGGATCTAGAATTGTTCAAGAATGGATTGCTCGATTCCTTTGGAATCATTGAATTATTTGTGGCTATTCACGAGCAGCTCGACATTGAAGTGGCTCCAACAGAAATGGAACGTGAGGAATGGGACACCGCCAATAAAATCATTGCGTACCTGGAAGAGCGTAGGGCTTAA
- a CDS encoding acyltransferase has translation MNKQSTEQLKGIAILLVVLGHLFVTKFINCSSLAFGYLGAQGVAIFLVLSGYGLTTSFLKNGIDKGFLVRRLRAVLLPYSLVTMLWFMVDYFFKGKMYPIKTIVLSLIGFDFQLTMDATMWYITFILMWYLIYYVIFSLKLPNILRVGLLFGLAYLFRYHSRVNFTELVYWQWGLHAIMFPLGALFALVRYPRLSDKTVNLGLGLFGIVGLGFYIINLKDNGLGLGPYMLSNFAFSAATISLMILLERCGLYSRLLRFIGSISYEIYLLEAVFMYKLNLPYVFPNKVLSLCLYIAVLVGSSLLLKKGMMLSLKLFSRSQRMNREDAWGEGISG, from the coding sequence ATGAATAAACAATCGACGGAACAATTAAAAGGAATTGCAATCCTTTTGGTTGTTTTAGGACATCTTTTTGTGACAAAATTCATAAATTGCTCGAGCTTGGCCTTTGGTTACCTAGGAGCTCAGGGCGTTGCCATTTTCTTAGTCCTCTCGGGCTATGGATTGACAACATCCTTTTTAAAAAATGGAATAGATAAGGGCTTCCTCGTGCGGCGTTTGCGCGCCGTGTTGCTTCCGTATTCTCTAGTGACCATGCTCTGGTTTATGGTTGATTATTTTTTCAAGGGCAAAATGTATCCCATAAAGACAATCGTACTTTCATTAATAGGCTTCGATTTTCAACTCACAATGGATGCGACGATGTGGTATATCACCTTTATCCTGATGTGGTACCTAATTTACTATGTAATATTTAGTCTTAAGCTCCCTAATATTCTGAGAGTGGGGCTATTGTTTGGGTTAGCCTATCTTTTCCGCTATCATTCGAGGGTAAACTTCACAGAACTCGTTTATTGGCAATGGGGCCTTCACGCTATTATGTTCCCGCTGGGAGCACTCTTCGCCCTCGTCCGTTATCCACGTTTAAGTGATAAAACCGTAAACCTTGGGCTTGGCTTATTTGGAATTGTAGGCTTGGGATTTTATATCATAAACCTTAAAGACAATGGCCTAGGGTTAGGCCCTTACATGCTCTCTAATTTCGCCTTCTCCGCAGCGACGATATCCTTGATGATCCTTTTGGAGCGGTGTGGCCTTTATTCACGGCTACTGCGGTTTATTGGTTCAATTTCCTATGAGATTTATTTACTTGAGGCCGTTTTTATGTACAAGCTCAACCTCCCCTATGTTTTCCCAAACAAAGTGCTTTCTCTTTGTCTCTATATCGCAGTCTTGGTAGGATCAAGCCTGTTACTGAAAAAGGGCATGATGTTATCGCTTAAGTTATTCTCGCGCAGCCAACGCATGAATCGAGAAGATGCCTGGGGAGAAGGAATTTCAGGTTGA
- a CDS encoding sugar transferase, producing MGQRSTVFSESKELEYPQWQLVSKRLLDLLVAAVLLVIVSPLWLFIVLWIRMDSSGSAIFTQTRVGRGGKPYTIYKFRTMIQNADDLMKSKLKKVTDLENFVFQEKDDPRITRSGKFLRKTSLDELPQLLNILLGNMSLVGPRPEVPDIAKHYTPEQRLRLNVLPGVTGLAQVNGRSELTLGETLAYDVEYVRRWDFWLDLVILWKTFSVVFSGKGAY from the coding sequence ATGGGTCAGAGATCTACTGTATTCTCAGAAAGTAAAGAACTTGAATATCCTCAGTGGCAACTTGTTTCGAAACGGTTGCTTGATCTTTTAGTTGCCGCTGTTCTCCTTGTGATCGTATCTCCGCTGTGGCTTTTCATTGTCCTGTGGATTCGCATGGATTCTTCGGGATCGGCCATTTTCACACAAACACGTGTGGGACGCGGAGGCAAGCCCTATACCATATATAAGTTCCGCACGATGATTCAGAATGCCGATGATTTAATGAAGTCAAAACTGAAAAAAGTGACGGACCTAGAAAACTTCGTTTTCCAAGAGAAGGATGATCCTCGGATAACACGCAGTGGGAAGTTTTTGCGTAAAACCAGTTTGGACGAATTGCCACAGCTCCTTAATATTCTTCTTGGGAATATGAGCCTTGTAGGGCCTCGCCCTGAAGTCCCGGATATTGCCAAACACTACACACCGGAACAACGCCTTCGTCTTAATGTCTTGCCTGGAGTTACTGGATTAGCTCAGGTGAACGGACGGAGTGAGTTAACCTTGGGGGAAACGCTGGCTTATGATGTCGAATACGTCAGACGTTGGGATTTCTGGTTAGATCTAGTGATCCTATGGAAAACTTTCTCTGTCGTATTCTCCGGTAAAGGCGCGTACTAG
- a CDS encoding DegT/DnrJ/EryC1/StrS family aminotransferase — MRKEFLTYGLPLIEEDDIAEVVDSLKSNWIAKGPKTNLFETKFAEYVGAKHAIAVNSCTAGLHLSLVAAGLGEGDEVITTPMTFAASANVIIHTGATPVFADIDPITMNIDVNEIRKKITPRTKAIIPVHVAGHPCEMDEIMDIAREHNLFVLEDAAHAVYTQYKGKLIGSIANATAFSFYATKNLATGEGGMVTTNDDVLAEKIRIMCTHGMSRNAWNRYSASGSWYYEILYPGFKYNMSDIQASLGITQLAKLDRMQGIRQEIAERFNEEFGKMPELEIPVEKEYARHAWHLYILKLNLEKLSIDRTEFIEELKKEQIGTSVHFIPVPMHPYYRDTFDFKKGDFPQAETTFERIISLPLYPKMSKQDTEDVIEAVKRIVERSRK; from the coding sequence ATGCGTAAAGAATTCTTAACCTACGGGTTGCCTCTCATTGAAGAGGACGACATAGCCGAAGTGGTGGATAGTCTTAAATCAAATTGGATTGCAAAAGGACCTAAAACCAATCTGTTTGAAACAAAGTTTGCAGAGTATGTCGGAGCTAAACATGCAATTGCTGTGAACTCTTGTACAGCAGGGTTACACCTCTCACTGGTCGCTGCCGGACTGGGTGAAGGAGATGAAGTGATCACGACACCGATGACCTTTGCGGCTTCAGCGAATGTGATCATTCATACTGGGGCAACACCGGTCTTCGCAGACATCGATCCTATTACCATGAACATTGATGTAAACGAAATTCGTAAAAAGATAACCCCCCGTACCAAGGCGATTATTCCAGTGCATGTGGCCGGTCATCCTTGTGAAATGGATGAGATTATGGACATAGCCCGGGAACACAACCTCTTTGTCCTTGAGGATGCGGCCCATGCCGTTTATACTCAGTACAAAGGGAAATTAATCGGCTCGATCGCAAATGCAACGGCATTTTCCTTCTACGCCACGAAAAACTTGGCGACCGGAGAAGGTGGGATGGTCACTACGAACGATGATGTCCTAGCTGAGAAAATAAGAATTATGTGTACACACGGTATGAGTCGGAACGCTTGGAACCGCTATTCGGCCTCGGGTTCATGGTACTATGAAATTCTTTATCCCGGGTTTAAATATAATATGTCTGATATCCAAGCATCTCTCGGTATAACTCAGCTTGCTAAGCTCGATCGCATGCAGGGGATCCGTCAAGAAATAGCCGAACGATTCAACGAAGAGTTTGGCAAAATGCCCGAGCTAGAAATTCCAGTCGAAAAAGAATATGCTCGCCATGCCTGGCACTTGTATATCTTGAAACTAAATCTGGAGAAACTATCCATAGACCGAACGGAGTTTATTGAAGAATTAAAGAAGGAACAAATTGGAACGAGTGTGCACTTCATCCCCGTACCAATGCACCCCTACTATAGAGATACCTTTGATTTCAAAAAAGGGGACTTTCCACAAGCGGAAACGACGTTTGAACGTATTATATCCTTGCCGCTTTATCCGAAGATGAGTAAGCAAGATACTGAAGATGTCATTGAAGCTGTGAAGCGAATTGTGGAGCGTTCACGCAAGTAA